A stretch of the Phycisphaerae bacterium genome encodes the following:
- a CDS encoding excinuclease ABC subunit UvrC has protein sequence MADKFETIRKEIRTFPTGPGLYFMKDSKGTVLYIGKAGNLRSRVASYFQPSADIESSRGPRIVEMVAKVETVDFLETKNEVDALLQEARLIKDIRPPYNSDLTDDKTFPYLEIMMRDEFPGVYITRKPQTGSKLFGPFANVGDLRQAAVVLQKIFKFRTCKLEISSSDEKRHFFRPCILYSIKQCTAPCADYISKGDYKKVINDLIKFLNSKRTAILKQLQKQMADASESKDYEKAAMYRDRIRLIENLDKRGSVTEDVQPEVFAVEPSQALEKLQQLLQSTNPVRVIEGFDIAHIAGSETVGSLVRFIDGRPFKAGYRRYKIKTVKGIDDYACLKEVLLRRYSHAATGQELWPDLVLIDGGIGQLHAAEDAFKELNVKPPLLVSIAKREEIIYIAGKDEPLKLSATNPAKKLLQYVRDEAHRFAQHYHHILRRKKVINES, from the coding sequence ATGGCAGATAAGTTCGAGACAATACGCAAAGAGATTCGCACGTTTCCTACCGGCCCCGGCCTGTATTTTATGAAGGACTCAAAAGGAACGGTTCTTTACATCGGCAAGGCCGGGAATTTACGGTCGCGGGTCGCCAGTTACTTTCAGCCGTCGGCTGACATCGAATCCAGCCGCGGACCGAGAATCGTCGAGATGGTCGCCAAAGTCGAAACTGTAGATTTTCTCGAAACTAAAAACGAAGTTGACGCCCTGCTGCAGGAAGCAAGATTGATAAAGGACATCCGTCCGCCGTATAATTCAGATTTAACGGACGACAAAACTTTCCCGTATCTCGAAATAATGATGCGTGACGAATTTCCAGGCGTTTATATAACCCGCAAGCCGCAGACCGGCAGCAAGCTCTTCGGCCCTTTTGCAAACGTCGGCGATTTGAGACAGGCCGCGGTTGTCCTTCAAAAAATATTCAAGTTTCGCACCTGCAAGCTCGAAATTTCATCCTCTGACGAAAAACGGCATTTTTTCAGACCGTGTATTTTATACAGTATAAAACAATGTACCGCTCCGTGCGCCGACTACATAAGCAAAGGCGATTACAAAAAAGTAATAAATGATTTAATTAAATTTCTCAATTCCAAAAGAACTGCGATCTTAAAACAGCTTCAAAAGCAGATGGCAGATGCCTCCGAGTCGAAGGATTATGAAAAGGCTGCCATGTATCGCGACAGAATCCGCCTGATTGAAAATCTCGATAAACGCGGCTCTGTTACCGAAGACGTCCAGCCGGAAGTTTTCGCGGTCGAGCCGAGCCAGGCTCTCGAAAAATTACAGCAGCTCCTGCAAAGCACAAATCCTGTTCGTGTAATTGAAGGTTTTGATATAGCTCATATCGCAGGTTCGGAAACGGTCGGTTCTCTTGTTCGCTTTATTGACGGCAGGCCGTTCAAAGCAGGCTATCGCAGGTATAAAATAAAAACGGTTAAGGGAATTGACGATTATGCTTGTTTGAAGGAGGTTTTGCTTCGCCGGTACAGTCACGCCGCGACAGGGCAGGAGCTTTGGCCTGATTTGGTTTTAATCGACGGCGGAATCGGCCAGCTTCACGCAGCCGAGGACGCCTTTAAGGAATTAAATGTCAAACCGCCGCTTCTTGTTTCAATTGCAAAGAGGGAGGAAATTATTTACATCGCAGGCAAAGACGAGCCTTTGAAATTATCCGCGACAAACCCTGCAAAAAAACTGCTGCAGTATGTTCGTGACGAGGCGCACCGTTTCGCTCAGCATTATCATCACATTCTCAGAAGAAAAAAAGTTATCAATGAGTCGTAA
- a CDS encoding sialate O-acetylesterase — translation MKINASKLGFCIALIIFQTAFCNVRLPVLVSDGMVLQRDTNIKVWGWAEANEKVTVNFNGKTYNTAAGADGKWAVTLSKLKAGGPYNMEIDGTNHITLKNILIGDVWVCSGQSNMELPMARVKDKYPDVIANSDNSNIRQFIVPKIYDFKIPHEDLESGKWESANPESVLQFTAVGYFFAKELYEKYHIPIGLINASLGGSPAQAWMSEGALKAFPEYLQTADKYKDSNYINQIKEKDKAVSDAWYGELNKIDKGMAKWFDPDFDSSGWATMNVPGYWADYELGKVNGAVWFRKEIDVPASMVGKPARLELGRIVDADTVYVNGKFAGTTSYQYPPRKYDIPADRLKTGKNIIVVRVINNSGRGGFVTDKPYELTVAGQTIDLKGQWQYKLGATMDPLPGPTFVQWQPLGLYNGMIAPLLNYKIKGVIWYQGESNAGKPQEYQKLFTALITDWREKWSQGDFPFLYVQLANFMEAKNEPSESGWAELRQQQLKTLAVPNTGMAVISDIGEWNDIHPLNKEDVGKRLALAAEKIAYGEKEVVYSGPIYKSMKIEGNKIILIFTNIGGGLVAKGGELKYFAIAGADKKFVWAKAEISGDKVMVWNENIENPVAVRYAWADNPEGANLYNKESLPASSFRTDE, via the coding sequence ATGAAAATAAATGCAAGCAAACTGGGTTTCTGTATCGCATTGATAATTTTTCAGACAGCCTTTTGCAATGTCAGGCTTCCTGTTCTTGTGAGCGATGGAATGGTGCTTCAAAGAGACACCAATATAAAGGTTTGGGGATGGGCCGAGGCGAATGAAAAAGTTACGGTAAACTTTAACGGCAAAACATATAATACCGCGGCCGGTGCGGATGGTAAGTGGGCGGTAACATTATCCAAATTAAAAGCGGGCGGCCCATATAATATGGAAATTGACGGAACCAACCATATAACTTTAAAAAATATACTAATAGGCGATGTATGGGTATGTTCAGGTCAATCGAATATGGAACTGCCGATGGCCAGGGTGAAAGATAAATACCCTGACGTAATCGCAAATTCAGATAACAGTAATATCAGACAATTCATTGTTCCTAAAATATATGATTTTAAGATACCACATGAAGACCTGGAATCCGGGAAATGGGAATCGGCAAATCCTGAGAGCGTTTTGCAATTTACGGCTGTAGGATATTTCTTCGCCAAAGAATTATATGAAAAATATCATATTCCCATAGGTTTAATTAACGCAAGTTTGGGCGGCTCGCCTGCGCAGGCGTGGATGAGCGAAGGCGCTTTAAAGGCATTTCCCGAATATCTGCAAACGGCGGATAAATATAAAGACAGCAATTACATCAATCAAATCAAAGAAAAGGATAAGGCCGTCAGCGATGCGTGGTATGGCGAGCTTAACAAAATCGATAAAGGCATGGCAAAATGGTTCGACCCGGATTTTGATTCATCAGGATGGGCGACAATGAATGTGCCCGGTTACTGGGCAGATTATGAATTAGGAAAAGTAAACGGCGCTGTCTGGTTCAGAAAAGAAATCGATGTGCCCGCTTCTATGGTCGGCAAACCGGCCAGGCTTGAACTTGGCAGAATTGTTGACGCCGATACGGTTTATGTTAACGGCAAATTTGCCGGAACGACATCGTATCAGTATCCGCCGAGAAAATACGATATTCCCGCAGATAGGCTCAAGACAGGAAAGAATATTATTGTCGTTAGAGTTATTAATAATTCCGGTCGAGGCGGTTTCGTTACGGACAAGCCTTATGAACTTACAGTTGCGGGACAGACAATCGACTTAAAAGGTCAGTGGCAATATAAATTAGGCGCCACAATGGACCCGCTGCCGGGGCCGACCTTTGTTCAATGGCAGCCGCTTGGTTTATATAATGGAATGATTGCGCCGCTCTTAAATTATAAAATAAAAGGCGTAATATGGTACCAGGGCGAATCAAATGCAGGGAAACCGCAGGAATATCAGAAGCTGTTTACGGCCTTGATAACTGACTGGCGAGAAAAATGGAGCCAAGGCGATTTCCCATTTCTATATGTTCAATTGGCTAATTTTATGGAAGCAAAAAATGAGCCATCTGAAAGCGGCTGGGCAGAATTGAGACAGCAGCAGCTTAAAACACTTGCCGTTCCCAATACAGGTATGGCGGTGATTAGCGATATCGGCGAATGGAACGATATTCATCCGCTGAATAAAGAAGATGTAGGTAAACGGCTCGCACTTGCGGCCGAAAAAATCGCTTATGGCGAAAAAGAAGTTGTATATTCAGGCCCGATATATAAATCGATGAAAATAGAAGGAAATAAAATCATTCTTATATTTACAAATATCGGCGGCGGATTAGTCGCCAAAGGCGGCGAATTGAAATATTTCGCAATCGCAGGCGCTGATAAAAAATTTGTATGGGCGAAGGCGGAAATCTCCGGCGACAAGGTTATGGTATGGAACGAAAATATCGAAAATCCCGTCGCCGTTAGATACGCATGGGCAGATAATCCTGAGGGCGCAAATTTATACAATAAGGAATCTCTGCCGGCATCGTCTTTCAGAACTGATGAGTAA
- a CDS encoding vitamin B12-dependent ribonucleotide reductase, which yields MATSSNSNGFMERNDNNSLKNWQSPANSRPKGLKVPQFFSTPAVHPFDQIEWENRQAKITGDGGEVIFEQNDVEVPASWSQLATKVVVSKYFYGDVESGHRENSVKQLVHRVCRTIADRGHKDGYFATQTDTENFYNELTWLCVNQYGSFNSPVWFNVGLKDVYGIEGSEHNWHWDHKQNKAVPCKSSYEYPQASACFIQSVKDTMEDIMNLAASEAMLFKHGSGTGTDLSTLRSSKEKLAGGGRPSGPLSFMRVYDQIAAVVKSGGKTRRAAKMQSLMITHPDVRDFVACKMEEEKKARALIKAGYGGPFNNDAYNSVMFQNSNLSVRVTDQFMEAVEKDETWTTYEVTTGKPSVKYKANELMDLIAEGTRLCGDPGLQYHSTINRWHTCPNSGEIHASNPCSEYMFIDDSACNLASLNLMKFRKEDGTFDVERFKAAIRIYIIAQEILVDNGSYPNSLITENSHNFRALGLGYANLGSLIMSLALPYDSDEARTWASAISAILTGTAYIASAELAAIKAPFERYHDNAQPMLNVINMHREHCRNISEVYCPDYLLSAAKDAWDQALDSGTKFGFRNAQVTVLAPTGTIGFMMDCDTTGVEPDIALVKYKLLAGGGILKIVNRTVPMALERIGYSAEDIKHICDDIDKDDTIETSKKLNNEHLPIFDCAFKPQKGSRSIHYMAHLKMMAAVQPYISGAISKTINMSKESTADEIRTAYIEGWKIGLKAVAIYRDGSKLLQPVQTDEHKDDSKIEVVQKPVAAKPYRRRLPETRKSITHKFSVAGHEGYLTVGLYDDGQPGELFITMAKEGSTVGGLMDVVGTCVSMSLQYGVPLVTLVDKFRHARFEPAGMTSNKNIPFAKSLIDYIFCWMGCEFIPGYAEKNTPNRSGSNPPENKTNTTAKTLVEKTKDLAKKIAEAKATQPKSQIKQIGSEDVSLYRHEKGRLADIADRAIAMVSSVVKGDSELQADAAAIQQFNAQFEHFQDDAPVCDVCGSITVRNGSCYKCFNCGNSMGCS from the coding sequence ATGGCCACGAGCAGCAATTCGAATGGATTTATGGAAAGAAACGACAACAATAGTCTCAAAAATTGGCAAAGCCCGGCTAATTCAAGGCCAAAGGGTCTCAAGGTGCCCCAATTTTTCTCTACGCCCGCGGTTCATCCGTTCGACCAGATTGAATGGGAAAACAGACAGGCAAAAATCACCGGCGACGGCGGCGAAGTAATCTTCGAACAAAACGATGTCGAAGTTCCCGCTTCGTGGAGTCAGCTTGCGACGAAAGTTGTCGTCAGCAAATATTTCTACGGCGATGTCGAATCTGGTCATCGTGAAAATTCCGTCAAGCAGCTTGTTCATCGCGTATGCAGAACCATCGCAGACCGGGGACACAAAGACGGATACTTCGCGACCCAGACAGATACGGAAAACTTTTATAACGAACTAACCTGGCTGTGCGTCAATCAGTACGGCTCATTTAATTCTCCGGTCTGGTTCAACGTCGGCCTCAAAGATGTTTACGGCATAGAAGGCAGCGAACATAACTGGCACTGGGACCATAAACAGAATAAAGCCGTACCGTGCAAAAGCAGTTACGAATATCCGCAGGCGTCGGCTTGTTTCATCCAGTCCGTAAAGGACACGATGGAAGACATAATGAATCTCGCCGCAAGTGAAGCGATGCTTTTTAAGCACGGTTCAGGTACAGGCACAGACCTTTCAACTCTTCGCAGCAGTAAAGAGAAACTCGCCGGCGGCGGAAGACCGTCGGGGCCGTTAAGCTTTATGCGGGTTTACGACCAGATCGCAGCGGTAGTAAAATCAGGCGGGAAAACCAGACGCGCAGCAAAGATGCAGTCGCTGATGATTACTCATCCGGATGTCAGAGATTTTGTCGCCTGTAAAATGGAAGAAGAGAAAAAGGCCCGCGCACTTATAAAAGCCGGTTACGGCGGACCATTCAATAACGACGCTTATAACAGCGTTATGTTCCAGAATTCAAATCTGTCGGTAAGAGTTACCGACCAGTTTATGGAAGCTGTTGAAAAAGACGAAACCTGGACGACATACGAAGTTACCACAGGCAAGCCTTCGGTAAAGTACAAGGCAAACGAGCTTATGGACTTAATCGCTGAAGGGACGAGACTTTGCGGCGATCCGGGGCTTCAGTATCATTCGACTATCAACAGATGGCATACCTGCCCGAACTCCGGCGAAATTCATGCTTCGAATCCATGCAGCGAATATATGTTTATCGACGATTCGGCCTGCAATCTTGCTTCGCTTAACCTGATGAAGTTCAGAAAGGAAGACGGCACTTTCGACGTGGAAAGATTCAAGGCGGCGATACGAATATACATTATCGCTCAGGAAATTCTCGTCGATAACGGCAGCTATCCAAACTCCCTTATCACGGAAAACAGCCATAATTTCCGGGCACTGGGATTAGGTTATGCAAATCTCGGCAGCCTTATTATGAGTCTGGCCCTGCCTTATGACAGCGACGAGGCAAGGACGTGGGCATCGGCTATAAGTGCCATCCTCACGGGAACGGCATATATCGCAAGTGCAGAACTTGCGGCCATCAAGGCTCCGTTTGAAAGATATCATGATAATGCTCAGCCTATGCTGAATGTGATTAATATGCACCGCGAGCACTGCCGGAATATTTCGGAAGTATATTGCCCCGATTATCTGCTCAGCGCCGCAAAGGATGCGTGGGACCAGGCGCTGGATTCCGGTACGAAGTTCGGTTTCAGAAACGCTCAGGTTACCGTTCTTGCGCCGACAGGCACTATCGGCTTTATGATGGACTGCGATACAACAGGAGTCGAACCCGATATCGCACTTGTAAAATATAAACTTCTCGCAGGCGGCGGAATCCTGAAGATTGTCAATAGAACTGTTCCGATGGCTTTGGAGAGAATAGGATACAGCGCCGAAGATATAAAACATATCTGCGACGATATCGACAAAGACGATACAATCGAAACGAGCAAAAAGCTCAACAATGAACATCTGCCGATATTCGATTGTGCGTTCAAGCCGCAGAAGGGTTCCCGCAGCATACATTATATGGCACATCTGAAAATGATGGCCGCGGTTCAGCCGTATATCAGCGGCGCAATCAGCAAGACAATTAACATGTCCAAAGAATCAACTGCTGATGAAATAAGAACCGCATACATCGAAGGCTGGAAGATAGGTTTAAAAGCGGTCGCTATTTACAGAGACGGCTCGAAACTTTTGCAGCCTGTTCAAACAGATGAGCATAAAGACGACTCGAAGATAGAAGTTGTCCAAAAACCGGTAGCGGCGAAACCTTACAGGCGAAGACTGCCGGAGACAAGAAAGAGCATTACACATAAATTCTCCGTCGCCGGTCACGAAGGATATTTAACTGTAGGACTGTATGATGACGGCCAGCCGGGAGAGCTGTTTATTACAATGGCCAAGGAAGGCAGCACAGTCGGCGGTTTGATGGATGTCGTCGGAACATGCGTTTCGATGTCGCTGCAATATGGTGTGCCGCTTGTTACACTTGTCGATAAATTCAGACACGCAAGATTTGAGCCGGCAGGTATGACATCGAATAAAAACATTCCATTCGCGAAGAGTCTTATCGACTATATCTTCTGCTGGATGGGTTGCGAATTTATTCCGGGCTATGCCGAGAAGAATACGCCGAACCGTTCGGGAAGCAATCCGCCGGAGAATAAAACTAATACCACCGCAAAAACTCTTGTCGAAAAGACAAAAGACCTTGCCAAGAAAATAGCCGAGGCCAAGGCGACCCAGCCGAAGTCTCAGATAAAGCAGATTGGCAGCGAAGATGTTTCACTGTATCGACACGAAAAAGGCAGATTAGCCGATATAGCCGACAGGGCCATTGCCATGGTAAGTTCCGTTGTAAAAGGCGACAGCGAACTCCAGGCCGATGCGGCCGCCATACAGCAGTTTAACGCTCAGTTTGAGCATTTTCAGGACGACGCTCCGGTCTGCGATGTATGCGGTTCGATTACAGTTCGCAACGGCTCCTGCTATAAATGTTTCAACTGCGGCAACTCGATGGGCTGCAGCTGA
- a CDS encoding DarT ssDNA thymidine ADP-ribosyltransferase family protein: MGKRLNNLFYITHINNLPSILSDGIICHKIIEEKNIKFTPIYDTAIVNRRKDKKVPDGRSLWEFANLYFQPRNPMLYRVLNEKSFKEIAILGVRRDVLRIKEVILTDGNAANNPTNFYTSGEIKDILKQISEDIYREWWTDLDGSKRKIMAECLCPGKISPDYIESIYVASQEIAETLKSKCNIPVIPSPEFFFRPFRQKLLTKNLSFAEGDMFYSEMQTLTISVNCIGVMGKGLASRAKYQFPDIYVRYEDLCKKKILQMGRPYLIKREASRDRELADEPEAMSDLNRQTWFLLFPTKDDWRNPADIKGIEKGLEWVCNNYQEEGIKSLALPALGCGLGWLNWNTVGPLMCKYLKNLNIPVCIYLPVEEKTPDELLTKEFLLSS; this comes from the coding sequence ATGGGAAAACGCCTAAATAATCTGTTTTATATTACTCATATTAATAATCTGCCTTCTATTCTCAGTGACGGCATTATATGCCATAAAATTATTGAAGAAAAAAATATAAAATTTACTCCGATTTATGACACTGCTATTGTAAACAGACGAAAAGACAAAAAAGTACCTGATGGCAGAAGTTTATGGGAGTTTGCAAATTTATATTTTCAGCCGCGGAATCCGATGCTTTATCGCGTACTAAATGAAAAATCATTTAAAGAAATTGCAATATTAGGTGTACGACGAGATGTGCTTAGAATTAAAGAGGTAATCTTAACGGATGGTAATGCTGCAAATAATCCAACAAACTTTTATACTTCAGGAGAAATAAAAGATATTTTAAAACAAATCTCGGAAGATATCTACAGGGAGTGGTGGACAGACCTTGACGGCTCGAAACGGAAAATAATGGCAGAATGCCTTTGCCCTGGAAAAATTAGTCCAGATTATATTGAATCAATTTATGTGGCCAGTCAAGAAATTGCAGAAACTCTAAAAAGCAAATGCAATATTCCTGTAATTCCATCGCCAGAGTTTTTCTTTAGACCTTTCAGACAGAAATTACTTACAAAAAATCTTTCCTTCGCAGAAGGAGATATGTTCTATTCTGAAATGCAAACTCTCACAATAAGCGTAAATTGTATTGGTGTTATGGGCAAAGGCCTTGCTTCTCGAGCCAAATATCAGTTTCCGGATATATATGTACGATACGAAGACTTATGTAAAAAGAAAATACTTCAAATGGGTAGGCCTTATCTTATCAAAAGGGAAGCATCAAGAGACAGAGAACTTGCTGATGAACCAGAAGCTATGTCCGATTTGAATCGACAAACATGGTTTTTGCTTTTCCCAACAAAAGACGATTGGAGAAATCCTGCCGATATAAAGGGTATCGAGAAAGGTTTAGAATGGGTTTGTAATAATTATCAAGAAGAAGGTATTAAATCGCTTGCACTACCGGCGCTGGGTTGCGGACTCGGCTGGTTAAACTGGAATACAGTGGGGCCGCTTATGTGTAAATACCTTAAAAACTTGAACATTCCGGTTTGTATCTATCTGCCTGTTGAAGAAAAAACACCTGATGAACTTTTAACAAAAGAATTCTTGCTCAGCAGTTAA
- the ribD gene encoding bifunctional diaminohydroxyphosphoribosylaminopyrimidine deaminase/5-amino-6-(5-phosphoribosylamino)uracil reductase RibD gives MLKSASVSVMRLALKLARKGEGSVEPNPMVGAIIVKNGKIIGKGYHKKFGGAHAEINALKNCKKSPAGATMYVTLEPCCHFGKTPPCVNAIIKAGIKKVVAAVKDPTKKVGGKGFRILKQAGIEVETGGCEKEAEKLNAPFFKFAKTKRPWVIVKWAQSKDGFLARSDKKRWISNSASRKNVQKIRKRVHAVLVGINTVLDDDPMLTVRPDNGRQPLRVVLDSQLRIPLNSNLIKTANKSPVCIFATVSKKIKAKGVETIKIKKNKDGINLKAVLNELGKRNIQQVLVESGEKVITSFIKQKLADEIIVYTSGERLGKKGRVKSSQLMKKIYNCLKNSYSDKRLFGKNVRLTGFVK, from the coding sequence GTGTTAAAGTCAGCGTCAGTCAGTGTTATGCGATTAGCATTGAAACTTGCTCGCAAAGGCGAAGGAAGCGTTGAACCTAACCCGATGGTTGGAGCTATAATTGTCAAAAACGGCAAAATCATCGGTAAAGGATATCATAAGAAATTCGGCGGGGCGCATGCGGAAATAAACGCTCTGAAAAACTGCAAAAAGTCCCCTGCCGGGGCGACAATGTATGTTACGCTTGAGCCGTGCTGTCATTTCGGGAAAACGCCGCCCTGCGTAAACGCTATTATCAAAGCCGGTATTAAAAAAGTCGTCGCTGCAGTCAAAGACCCGACAAAGAAAGTCGGCGGTAAGGGTTTTAGAATCCTCAAACAAGCAGGCATTGAAGTTGAAACCGGAGGTTGCGAAAAAGAAGCTGAAAAATTAAACGCTCCGTTTTTTAAATTCGCCAAAACAAAAAGGCCATGGGTCATTGTCAAATGGGCGCAAAGCAAAGACGGCTTTCTGGCTCGAAGCGATAAAAAAAGATGGATAAGTAATTCAGCCAGCAGAAAAAATGTTCAAAAGATTCGGAAAAGAGTCCATGCTGTTCTTGTCGGCATAAATACCGTTCTCGATGATGACCCGATGCTGACGGTAAGACCGGACAATGGAAGGCAGCCGCTAAGAGTTGTCCTCGACAGTCAATTAAGAATCCCCTTAAACTCTAATTTAATAAAAACTGCCAATAAATCGCCTGTCTGTATTTTCGCAACAGTTTCAAAGAAAATTAAAGCAAAAGGCGTGGAAACAATAAAAATCAAAAAAAATAAAGACGGAATAAATCTAAAAGCCGTTCTTAACGAGCTTGGCAAAAGAAATATTCAGCAGGTTCTTGTCGAAAGCGGAGAAAAGGTAATAACATCCTTTATAAAACAAAAACTTGCCGATGAAATTATTGTTTATACGTCAGGAGAAAGACTCGGCAAAAAAGGCAGGGTAAAATCTTCGCAACTTATGAAAAAAATTTATAATTGTCTCAAAAACAGTTACAGCGATAAAAGATTATTCGGGAAAAATGTCAGACTAACAGGATTTGTAAAATAA
- the ligA gene encoding NAD-dependent DNA ligase LigA, translating into MKSNISAKIKSLREQIRKHDYSYYVLNQPQISDQKYDQLLDELKKLEQQNPEFITPDSPTQRVSGEPIEGFKQVTHAKPMLSIDNTYNEKDLREFDIRVAKKLKNYSYVVELKIDGVAMSLRYEEGLLVLGATRGDGTKGDDVTHNIKTIKSIPLKLRDNPPNVLEVRGEVYMPKKAFAKLNEEKEENGELLFANPRNATAGSLKNLDPKITAKRNLSFFAYSLGETNKEIAKTHFGNLEKLKEFGLPINENTTKAKDIDEVIKLCEKFEKHRYNLDYQIDGLVIKVDQLEYYETLGTTGRAPKWCMSYKYAAEQAQTKVTSIDVQVGKTGILTPVANFEPVLLAGTTVKRASLHNFDEIDRLDVREGDTVIIEKAGEIIPQVVEVKKEHRPEGTEPIKKPEVCPSCGERIELITKKRAGKKEELTNKSKETHSYICTNKNCINLLREKLIYFVGRDQMDIENIGPALIDQLIEAGLVKNPADIYKLKKEDLLELDRMADKSADNIIKAIQESKNRPLWRLLAGLGIRHIGGQSAQTLANYFGKIEKVLSANKEDLKKVKKQTKDEKDILKKKLARHDIGIEEYKEKLKELKKNEKLKDIGDEMINSLCGYVENPKNQAIIDELILAGINLEPPKKTEKKDELAGKTFVITGTFVNFGRQQIEEAIREAGGKTSSSVSKITDFVLAGENPGSKLDKAYELNVKVINEDKFLELIKKKNQPKKEHTLWD; encoded by the coding sequence ATGAAATCTAATATTTCAGCAAAAATCAAATCGCTGCGGGAGCAAATCCGCAAACACGACTATTCATATTACGTCCTGAATCAGCCGCAAATCAGCGACCAGAAATACGACCAGCTTCTCGATGAACTTAAAAAACTTGAACAGCAGAACCCCGAATTTATAACGCCCGACTCCCCTACTCAGCGGGTCAGCGGAGAGCCAATCGAAGGATTCAAACAGGTTACTCACGCAAAACCAATGCTCAGTATTGATAATACATACAACGAAAAAGATTTACGAGAATTTGATATACGAGTTGCTAAAAAACTCAAGAATTACAGTTATGTTGTAGAACTGAAAATCGATGGCGTTGCAATGAGCCTTCGATACGAAGAAGGACTTTTAGTTTTGGGTGCAACAAGAGGCGACGGCACTAAAGGCGATGATGTCACACACAATATAAAAACGATAAAATCTATACCGCTTAAATTGCGGGATAATCCACCGAATGTGCTTGAAGTTCGCGGCGAAGTATATATGCCTAAAAAGGCTTTCGCGAAACTCAACGAGGAAAAAGAAGAAAACGGTGAACTTTTGTTTGCCAATCCGAGAAATGCCACTGCTGGTTCGTTAAAGAATCTTGACCCTAAAATTACAGCAAAAAGAAATTTATCATTCTTCGCGTACTCGCTGGGCGAAACGAACAAAGAAATCGCGAAAACACATTTTGGAAATCTTGAAAAATTAAAAGAGTTCGGCCTGCCAATAAATGAAAACACAACAAAAGCGAAAGATATTGATGAAGTAATAAAGCTTTGCGAAAAATTCGAAAAGCATAGATATAATCTCGATTACCAGATTGATGGGCTCGTGATAAAAGTTGACCAGCTTGAATATTATGAAACTCTCGGCACGACCGGCAGGGCGCCGAAATGGTGTATGTCATATAAATATGCGGCAGAGCAGGCACAAACAAAAGTTACCTCAATTGATGTACAGGTCGGCAAAACGGGAATTCTCACACCAGTGGCGAATTTCGAGCCGGTGCTGCTGGCGGGTACAACCGTAAAAAGAGCAAGTCTGCATAACTTCGATGAAATCGACAGGCTCGATGTCAGAGAAGGAGACACTGTAATAATTGAAAAAGCCGGTGAAATTATCCCACAGGTCGTGGAAGTAAAAAAAGAACACAGGCCTGAAGGTACTGAACCTATTAAAAAGCCTGAAGTTTGCCCTTCTTGTGGTGAAAGAATAGAGTTAATTACAAAAAAAAGGGCTGGTAAAAAAGAAGAACTCACGAATAAAAGCAAAGAAACACATAGCTATATATGTACAAATAAAAATTGTATAAACTTATTAAGAGAGAAATTAATATATTTCGTTGGTCGTGACCAGATGGATATAGAAAACATTGGGCCAGCTCTTATAGATCAATTGATTGAAGCAGGATTAGTAAAAAATCCAGCCGACATCTACAAACTAAAGAAAGAGGATTTACTTGAACTTGATAGAATGGCCGACAAAAGCGCAGATAATATTATTAAAGCAATCCAAGAAAGTAAAAATAGGCCCTTATGGAGATTATTAGCAGGATTAGGAATTAGACACATTGGAGGACAGTCCGCACAAACTCTGGCGAATTATTTTGGCAAAATAGAAAAAGTACTATCTGCTAACAAAGAAGATTTGAAAAAAGTTAAGAAGCAAACAAAAGATGAAAAAGATATATTGAAGAAAAAACTCGCTAGACATGACATCGGCATAGAGGAATATAAAGAAAAACTTAAAGAATTAAAGAAAAATGAGAAATTAAAAGACATAGGCGATGAAATGATCAATAGTCTTTGTGGTTATGTAGAAAACCCTAAAAATCAAGCAATAATAGATGAATTAATATTAGCAGGGATTAACCTAGAACCACCAAAAAAGACTGAAAAAAAAGATGAATTGGCAGGAAAAACCTTTGTTATAACTGGAACATTTGTGAACTTCGGCAGACAGCAAATCGAAGAGGCAATTAGAGAGGCTGGTGGCAAGACAAGCTCAAGTGTTAGTAAAATCACTGACTTTGTATTAGCAGGCGAAAATCCGGGCAGCAAACTTGATAAAGCATATGAATTAAATGTTAAAGTTATTAATGAAGATAAATTTCTCGAACTCATTAAGAAAAAAAATCAGCCAAAAAAAGAGCATACTTTATGGGATTAA